One segment of Niabella beijingensis DNA contains the following:
- a CDS encoding OmpH family outer membrane protein — protein MKNALLVVNALLVIAVGFLLFKQFGGTTERAPHADDVISKGKDSLMSRKAVFAYIDMDSIQEHYDLAKSVQGEVEKKKSAITVELDKMEKSFKAKVGGYQQQSNTMTDEQAMAARQDVETTQAQMMDKRQSLMDDFNNFVSSKNLSVKKKIEDFLKVFNADRTFSFIFAYEPGLFYYKDTVYDITKEVVKGLNEQYAKEKK, from the coding sequence ATGAAGAATGCACTTCTTGTTGTTAATGCATTGCTGGTAATAGCTGTGGGTTTTTTGTTGTTTAAGCAGTTTGGCGGAACAACAGAAAGGGCGCCTCATGCCGACGATGTTATTTCAAAAGGCAAGGACTCCCTGATGAGCCGGAAAGCAGTGTTTGCCTATATCGATATGGATTCGATACAGGAGCACTATGACCTTGCAAAAAGCGTTCAGGGGGAAGTTGAGAAAAAGAAAAGTGCCATTACAGTAGAACTGGATAAGATGGAGAAATCGTTTAAGGCAAAAGTAGGCGGCTACCAGCAGCAGAGCAATACGATGACCGACGAACAGGCAATGGCCGCCCGGCAGGATGTAGAAACGACCCAGGCGCAGATGATGGATAAACGGCAAAGTCTGATGGACGACTTTAATAACTTTGTCAGCAGCAAGAACCTCAGCGTTAAAAAGAAGATCGAAGATTTTCTAAAGGTCTTTAATGCCGACAGAACTTTCTCTTTCATTTTTGCCTACGAACCGGGGTTGTTTTACTACAAAGACACGGTTTATGATATTACAAAAGAGGTGGTGAAAGGGCTTAACGAGCAATACGCCAAAGAAAAGAAATAG
- the nusG gene encoding transcription termination/antitermination protein NusG: MEEVNTTDNTTPEAPQQDTKWYVLRVVSGKERKVKEYLDKEISRSEFEKVVKQVFLPVEKVYKVQNGKKVMRERNYYPGYVMIEVLDGKMSDDLRDMVVNTNSVIHFLGKDNPIALRKAEVNKMLGRMDEMAEAGGVSMVEPFIVGETIKIVEGPFNDFNGVIEEVNDEKKKLKVTVKIFGRSTPVELNYMQVEKIV, translated from the coding sequence ATGGAAGAAGTAAACACAACAGATAACACAACTCCGGAAGCACCCCAGCAGGATACCAAATGGTATGTGTTGCGGGTGGTTAGTGGTAAAGAGCGGAAGGTAAAGGAGTATCTGGATAAAGAAATTTCGAGAAGCGAATTTGAGAAGGTGGTAAAGCAGGTGTTCCTTCCGGTGGAGAAAGTATATAAAGTACAGAACGGGAAAAAGGTAATGCGGGAACGCAACTATTATCCCGGCTATGTAATGATCGAAGTGCTGGATGGCAAGATGAGTGATGATCTGAGGGATATGGTGGTAAATACGAACAGTGTGATCCATTTTCTTGGAAAAGACAACCCGATCGCACTCCGTAAGGCTGAGGTGAACAAAATGCTGGGCAGGATGGATGAAATGGCTGAAGCCGGCGGTGTAAGCATGGTAGAGCCATTCATAGTTGGCGAAACCATCAAGATCGTTGAAGGACCTTTCAACGATTTTAATGGTGTTATTGAAGAAGTGAACGATGAAAAGAAAAAGCTGAAGGTTACTGTGAAGATTTTCGGAAGGTCTACACCGGTGGAACTGAACTATATGCAGGTAGAGAAGATCGTTTAA
- the tuf gene encoding elongation factor Tu, producing the protein MSKETFKREKPHVNIGTIGHVDHGKTTLTAAITDILSKKGLAQAKKYDEIDGAPEEKERGITINTAHVEYETATRHYAHVDCPGHADYVKNMITGAAQMDGAILVVAATDGPMPQTKEHILLAAQVGVPKMVVFLNKVDLVDDPELLDLVEMEVRDELTKRGFDGDNTPIIKGSATGALAGDEKWVNAVVELMDAVDSYIPLPPRPIDLPFLMSVEDVFSITGRGTVATGRIERGKVKTGEAVEIVGLMEKPLTSTVTGVEMFRKILDEGEAGDNAGLLLRGIEKTQIRRGMVICKPGSITPHTEFKAEVYVLSKDEGGRHTPFFNKYRPQFYFRTTDVTGEVTLNEGTEMIMPGDNTSLTVKLITPIAMEKGLKFAIREGGRTVGAGQVTEIIK; encoded by the coding sequence ATGTCAAAAGAGACCTTTAAGAGGGAGAAACCCCACGTAAACATTGGTACCATTGGCCACGTTGACCATGGTAAGACCACTTTGACTGCCGCTATTACCGATATTCTTTCTAAAAAAGGTTTAGCACAGGCAAAAAAATATGACGAAATTGATGGTGCACCTGAAGAAAAAGAGAGAGGTATTACAATCAATACAGCTCACGTAGAATATGAAACTGCAACTCGTCACTACGCACACGTTGATTGCCCCGGTCACGCTGACTACGTTAAAAATATGATCACTGGTGCTGCACAGATGGATGGAGCCATCCTGGTGGTAGCCGCAACTGATGGTCCGATGCCTCAAACAAAAGAGCACATCCTTTTGGCTGCACAGGTAGGTGTACCTAAAATGGTTGTTTTCTTAAATAAAGTAGACCTGGTTGATGACCCCGAACTGCTGGATCTGGTTGAAATGGAAGTTCGTGATGAACTGACAAAACGTGGTTTCGACGGTGACAACACTCCGATCATCAAAGGTTCTGCTACCGGCGCTCTGGCTGGTGACGAAAAATGGGTGAACGCAGTAGTTGAACTGATGGATGCTGTTGACAGCTACATTCCCCTGCCTCCCCGTCCGATTGATCTGCCGTTCCTGATGAGTGTTGAGGACGTATTCTCTATCACTGGTCGTGGTACAGTAGCTACAGGTCGTATCGAAAGAGGTAAAGTTAAAACCGGTGAGGCTGTAGAAATCGTAGGCCTGATGGAAAAACCCCTGACTTCTACTGTAACAGGTGTGGAAATGTTCCGCAAGATCCTGGACGAAGGTGAAGCTGGTGATAATGCAGGTCTGTTGCTGCGTGGTATTGAGAAAACCCAGATCCGTCGTGGTATGGTAATCTGCAAACCCGGATCAATCACTCCGCATACTGAATTCAAAGCTGAAGTTTACGTACTGAGCAAAGACGAAGGTGGACGTCACACTCCGTTCTTCAACAAGTATCGTCCTCAGTTCTACTTCCGTACAACAGACGTAACTGGTGAAGTTACCCTGAACGAAGGTACTGAAATGATCATGCCTGGTGATAACACTTCACTGACTGTAAAACTGATCACTCCGATCGCGATGGAAAAAGGTCTTAAATTCGCGATCCGTGAAGGTGGACGTACAGTAGGTGCAGGTCAGGTTACTGAAATCATCAAATAA
- the secE gene encoding preprotein translocase subunit SecE: MSKFGDYVKNSYKELAEKVTWPTWSELQQSTMIVLGATVLITVMIWLMDFIAGGGLNFLYKILYS; the protein is encoded by the coding sequence ATGAGCAAGTTCGGAGATTATGTAAAAAACAGCTATAAGGAGCTGGCAGAAAAAGTGACCTGGCCCACATGGAGCGAACTGCAACAGTCTACAATGATTGTGCTGGGTGCTACCGTCCTGATCACGGTGATGATCTGGCTGATGGATTTTATTGCCGGCGGCGGGCTGAATTTTTTATACAAAATCCTTTATAGTTAA
- a CDS encoding class I SAM-dependent methyltransferase, which translates to MQQNKYDDPSFFENYSRMPRSQEGLGAAGEWPVLRAMLPDLRGKRVLDLGCGYGWHCRYAADQGALQVTGVDLSAKMLEKARSYRFSPLITYLESPVESVDFPPGSFDVVISSLALHYVADYALLCKKVFGFLTAGGCFVFSTEHPVFTARAEQDWFVDKEGNRLHWPVDHYQQEGRRDTRFLGHEVIKYHRTMATLLNSLLQAGFSILEIAEPGPDPGLYGRYPEMVDETRRPIFVLVAARKPE; encoded by the coding sequence ATGCAACAGAATAAATACGACGATCCTTCTTTTTTTGAAAATTACAGCCGTATGCCCCGTTCACAGGAAGGCCTGGGCGCGGCAGGAGAGTGGCCGGTATTACGTGCTATGTTGCCGGATCTGAGAGGAAAACGGGTGCTGGACCTGGGTTGCGGCTACGGGTGGCATTGCCGGTATGCAGCGGACCAGGGCGCTTTACAGGTAACAGGCGTGGACCTGTCGGCTAAAATGCTCGAAAAGGCGCGCAGTTACCGGTTTTCCCCCCTTATTACTTACCTCGAGTCACCGGTCGAATCCGTTGATTTTCCTCCCGGATCTTTTGATGTGGTCATCAGCTCCCTGGCATTGCATTATGTGGCAGATTATGCTTTATTATGCAAAAAGGTATTTGGCTTTCTGACAGCCGGAGGTTGTTTTGTCTTCTCAACAGAGCACCCCGTATTTACAGCAAGGGCGGAACAGGATTGGTTTGTTGATAAGGAAGGAAACCGGCTGCACTGGCCGGTAGACCATTACCAGCAGGAGGGACGGAGGGATACCCGCTTCCTGGGGCATGAAGTGATCAAATATCACCGGACAATGGCTACCCTGTTAAATAGCCTGCTGCAGGCCGGCTTTAGCATCCTGGAAATTGCAGAGCCCGGGCCGGACCCCGGATTATACGGCCGGTATCCGGAAATGGTGGACGAAACACGGAGACCTATTTTTGTGTTGGTTGCAGCCCGGAAGCCGGAATAA
- a CDS encoding APC family permease, which translates to MAEKVTFKQSLNLFDGTMIVAGSMIGSGIFIVTSDMTRQVGSAGWLVALWVITGLMTVFAAVTYGELSSMFPKAGGQYVYLKEAYNPMLGFLYGWSFFSVIQTGTIAAVGVAFSKFAGYFIPALTMDEKNLLFELGWIRIFPAQLVSIALIIFLTYINTRGVKDGKTIQTIFTIVKLFSLFGLIIFGLLIAAKADIWNANWATGFDMKFTAPVTDAAGVKQGWSVFQSPGSMMIALGLISGAMVGSVFSSVAWENVTFIAGEIKNPKKNVGLSLFLGTLVVTVVYLLANLMYLAVLPMFPPASGAEVAYASEVAAPNIAFAVQDRVATAAASSIFGNYGAAVIAIMIMISTFGCNNGLILSGARVYYTMAKDNLFLLQAGTLNKNAVPQWALWAQCVWASALCLSGQYGVLLDYVVFITVVFYILTIVGVFRLRRSRPEAERPYKAFGYPVIPVIYLLMAGTLGIGLLYAKTSTSLLGLVIVIIGVPIYYYYARKTKRASGPAV; encoded by the coding sequence ATGGCTGAAAAAGTTACATTTAAACAATCGCTCAACCTGTTTGACGGAACCATGATCGTGGCCGGATCCATGATTGGTTCCGGTATTTTTATTGTAACATCAGACATGACCCGTCAGGTGGGATCGGCCGGCTGGCTGGTAGCACTTTGGGTGATTACCGGGCTGATGACGGTTTTTGCTGCGGTCACCTATGGCGAACTGTCGTCCATGTTTCCAAAGGCCGGCGGGCAATATGTTTATCTGAAAGAAGCCTACAATCCCATGTTGGGATTTTTATACGGATGGAGCTTTTTTTCTGTTATACAAACGGGCACCATTGCAGCGGTAGGAGTAGCCTTCAGCAAATTTGCCGGCTATTTTATCCCGGCATTGACCATGGATGAAAAGAACCTTCTTTTTGAGCTGGGCTGGATACGCATTTTCCCGGCACAGCTGGTGTCCATCGCATTGATCATTTTTCTCACCTACATCAATACCCGGGGGGTAAAAGATGGAAAAACGATCCAGACGATCTTCACCATTGTAAAATTATTCTCGCTTTTCGGACTGATCATCTTCGGATTATTGATAGCTGCCAAAGCAGACATCTGGAATGCAAACTGGGCCACCGGATTTGATATGAAATTTACAGCACCGGTTACCGATGCGGCGGGTGTAAAACAGGGTTGGTCCGTGTTCCAGTCGCCCGGCAGCATGATGATCGCGCTGGGGCTGATCAGCGGGGCCATGGTAGGTTCGGTTTTCAGCAGCGTGGCCTGGGAAAACGTAACCTTTATCGCCGGAGAAATAAAGAACCCCAAAAAGAATGTCGGCTTAAGCCTTTTCCTGGGTACCCTGGTAGTAACGGTGGTTTACCTGTTGGCCAACCTGATGTACCTGGCGGTGTTACCCATGTTCCCTCCTGCTTCGGGTGCGGAAGTGGCTTATGCTTCTGAAGTGGCTGCGCCCAATATCGCTTTTGCGGTTCAGGACCGTGTAGCCACTGCTGCTGCATCCTCTATATTTGGCAATTATGGTGCTGCGGTCATCGCAATAATGATCATGATCTCCACTTTCGGATGTAATAACGGGCTCATATTGTCGGGGGCACGTGTGTATTATACCATGGCAAAGGACAATCTCTTTCTTCTCCAGGCCGGAACACTCAATAAAAATGCGGTCCCCCAATGGGCACTGTGGGCGCAATGTGTATGGGCCAGCGCGCTTTGCCTGAGCGGACAGTATGGTGTATTGCTTGATTACGTGGTATTCATAACCGTAGTGTTTTATATACTGACCATTGTAGGGGTATTCCGGCTGCGGCGGAGCAGGCCCGAAGCCGAAAGGCCATATAAAGCTTTTGGCTATCCGGTCATCCCCGT